One window of Salvelinus fontinalis isolate EN_2023a chromosome 19, ASM2944872v1, whole genome shotgun sequence genomic DNA carries:
- the LOC129816174 gene encoding mucin-2-like yields MLNHILNHIPTTASSTTTSSTTTTSTTTSTTTSSTTTSTTTTSTTSTTTTSTTSTTSTTTSTTTSTTTSSTTSSTTSSSTTTTTTTSTTTSSTTTTTTTTSSNTTTTTSTTTTTSSNTTTTTSTSTSTTTSSNTTTTTSTSSTTSSTTSTTTSSTTSPTTSTTTSTTTSSTTTTTTPTTTSTTTSSTTSSTTSSTTTTTTSSTTSTTTSTTTSSTTTTSTTTSTTTSSTTSTTTSSTTSTTTTTSSTTSTTTSTNTSSTTSSTTSSTTSTTTSTTTSSTTSTTTSSTTSTTTSTTTSTTTSSTTTTTTSTTTSTTTSSTTSSTTTTTTSTTTSTTTSSTTTTSSTTTTTTSTTTTTSTTTSSNTTTTTSTTTTTSSNTTTTTSSNTTTTTTTSTSTTTSSNTTTTTSTTTTTSSTTTTTTTTSTSTTTSSTTSSTTSTTTSTTTSTSTSSTTSSTTSSTTSSTTSPTTSTTTSTTTSTTTSSTTTTTTSTTTSTTTSSTTSSTTSSTTTTSSTTSTTTSTTTSSTTSSTTSSTTSTTTSTTTSSTTSTTTSSTTSSTTSTTTTTSSTTSTTTSTNTSTTTSSTTSSTTSSTTSTTTSTTTSSTTSSTTTTTTSTTTSTTTSSTTTTSSTTTTTTSTTTTTSTTTSSNTTTTTTTSSTTSTNTSTTTSSTTSSTTSSTTSTTTSTTTSSTTSSTTTTTTSTTTSTTTSSTTTTSSNTTKTTSTSSNTSTTTTTSSNTTTTTTTSSNTFTTTTTSSNTTTTTSTTTTTSSNTTTTTTTSTNTTTTTSTTTTTSSNTSTTTSTTTSSNTTTTTSTSSNTSTTTSTNTSSNTSTSTTTTTSSNTFTTTTTSSNTTTTTSTTTTTSSNTTTTTTTSTTTSSNTTTTTSTTTTTSSNTTTTTSTSTSTTTSSNTTTTTSSNTTTTTSTSSTTSSTTTTTTSTTTTTSTSTTTSSNTTTSTSSTTSSTTSTSTTTTTSTTTTTSTSTTTSSNT; encoded by the exons atgcTCAACCACATCCTAAACCACATCC ccACAACCGCATCCTCAACTAc cacatcctcaaccacaaccacatccacaaccacatccacaaccacatcctcaaccacaacctcaACCACAACTACGTCCACAACCTCAACCACAACTACGTCCACAAcctcaaccacatccacaaccacatccacaaccacatccacaaccacatcctcaaccacatcctcaaccacatcctcatccacaaccacaaccacaactacgtccacaaccacatcctcaaccacaaccacaaccacaaccacatcctcaaacacaaccacaaccacatccacaaccacaaccacatcctcaaacacaaccacaaccacatccacatccacatccacaaccacatcctcaaacacaaccacaaccac atccacatcctcaaccacatcctcaaccacatccacaaccacatcctcaaccacatctccaaccacatccacaaccacatccacaaccacatcctcaaccacaaccacaaccacacccacaaccacatccacaaccacatcctcaaccacatcctcaaccacatcctcaaccacaaccacaaccacatcctcaaccacatccacaaccacatccacaaccacatcctcaaccacaaccacatccacaaccacatccacaaccacatcatcaaccacatccacaaccacatcctcaaccacatctacaaccacaaccacatcctcaaccacatccacaaccacatccacaaacacatcctcaaccacatcctcaaccacatcctcaaccacatccacaaccacatccacaaccacatcctcaaccacatccacaaccacatcctcaaccacatccacaaccacatccacaaccacatccacaaccacatcctcaaccacaaccacaaccacatccacaaccacatccacaaccacatcctcaaccacatcctcaaccacaaccacaaccacatccacaaccacatccacaaccacatcctcaaccacaaccacatcctcaaccacaaccacaaccacatccacaaccacaaccacatccacaaccacatcctcaaacacaaccacaaccacatccacaaccacaaccacatcctcaaacacaaccacaaccacatcctcaaacacaaccacaaccacaaccacatccacatccacaaccacatcctcaaacacaaccacaaccacatccacaaccacaaccacatcctcaaccacaaccacaaccacaaccac atccacatccacaaccacttcctcaaccacatcctcaaccacatctacaaccacatccacaaccacatccacatccacatcctcaaccacatcctcaaccacatcctcaaccacatcctcaaccacatctccaaccacatccacaaccacatccacaaccacatccacaaccacatcctcaaccacaaccacaaccacatccacaaccacatccacaaccacatcctcaaccacatcctcaaccacatcctcaaccacaaccacatcctcaaccacatccacaaccacatccacaaccacatcctcaaccacatcctcaaccacatcctcaaccacatccacaaccacatccacaaccacatcctcaaccacatccacaaccacatcctcaaccacatcctcaaccacatctacaaccacaaccacatcctcaaccacatccacaaccacatccacaaacacatccacaaccacatcctcaaccacatcctcaaccacatcctcaaccacatccacaaccacatccacaaccacatcctcaaccacatcctcaaccacaaccacaaccacatccacaaccacatccacaaccacatcctcaaccacaaccacatcctcaaccacaaccacaaccacatccacaaccacaaccacatccacaaccacatcctcaaacacaaccacaaccacaaccacatcctcaaccacatccacaaacacatccacaaccacatcctcaaccacatcctcaaccacatcctcaaccacatccacaaccacatccacaaccacatcctcaaccacatcctcaaccacaaccacaaccacatccacaaccacatccacaaccacatcctcaaccacaaccacatcctcaaacacaaccaaaaccacatccacatcctcaaacacatccacaaccacaaccacatcctcaaacacaaccacaaccacaaccacatcctcaaacacattcacaaccacaaccacatcctcaaacacaaccacaaccacatccacaaccacaaccacatcctcaaacacaaccacaaccacaaccacatccacaaacacaaccacaaccacatccacaaccacaaccacatcctcaaacacatccacaaccacatccacaaccacatcctcaaacacaaccacaaccacatccacatcctcaaacacatccacaaccacatccacaaacACATCCTCaaacacatccacatccacaaccacaaccacatcctcaaacacattcacaaccacaaccacatcctcaaacacaaccacaaccacatccacaaccacaaccacatcctcaaacacaaccacaaccacaaccacatccacaaccacatcctcaaacacaaccacaaccacatccacaaccacaaccacatcctcaaacacaaccacaaccacatccacatccacatccacaaccacatcctcaaacacaaccacaaccacatcctcaaacacaaccacaaccacatccacatcctcaaccacatcctcaactacaaccacaaccacatccacaaccacaaccacatccacatccacaaccacatcctcaaacacaaccacatccacatcctcaaccacatcctcaactacgtccacatccacaaccacaaccacatccacaaccacaaccacatccacatccacaaccacatcctcaaacaca